The following are from one region of the Camarhynchus parvulus chromosome 3, STF_HiC, whole genome shotgun sequence genome:
- the IFT172 gene encoding intraflagellar transport protein 172 homolog isoform X3 yields the protein MQLRHVRTLLAPQDGTARVTCMAWSASSARFAVCTAERVVLLYDEQGERRDKFSTKPADAKYGRKSYVVKGMAFSPDSTKLAIGQTDNVVYVYRIGEEWGDKKVICNKFIQTSAVTCLLWPAENVIVFGLAEGKVRLANTKNNKSSTIYGTDSYVVSLTSNVSGRGILSGHADGTIVRFFFDDEGSGESQGKLAVHPCPPYALAWASSSIVAAGCDKKIVAYGKEGSVIQTFDYSRDSSEKEFTTAATSPSGQSIVLGSYDRLRVLNWSPRRSAWEEGKPKEIAHLYTITALAWKRDGSRICAGTLCGGVEQFDCCLRKTIYKNKFEMTYVGPSQVIVKNLSTGTRVVLKSQYGYEIDEVKILGKDRYLVAHTSDTLLLGDVSSNKLSEVAWQGSGGNEKFFFDNENVCMIFNAGELTLVEYGSNDILGSVRTEFVNPHLVSVRINERQQRGVDESKRLAYLIDIKTIATVDLVGGYNTGTISHDSKIDWLELNETGHKLLFRDKKMRLQLYDIESSTKTTILNYCSYVQWVPGSDVVVAQNRNSLCIWYNIDAPERVTMFPLKGDIVGLERNDGKTEVIVSEGVNTVPYTLDEGLIEFGTAIDDGDYHRCFAALGNMAKARFLHETNAIADQAAQEHGGDGTDHYLVRARLAMLDKNYKLAEMIFLEQNAPEEAMDMYQELHMWDECIVVAKAKGHPMLEKLRRGYYQWLLDTQQEEKAGEVQEGQGDYLAAISLYLRAGLPAKAARLAMSRDELLTNGDVIDRISTALIRGELYEQAGDLFEKVGNTRKALECYGKGSAFLKAVELARLAFPAEVVKLEEAWGDHLVQQKQLDAAINHYIEARCSIKALEAALGARQWKKAIYILDLQDKQTAAKYYLKIAQHYAALQEYQVAEELYIKGGQTKDAIDMYTQAGLWEQAHKLALKCMSQEEVTVLYITQAQEMERQGKYKEAERLYITVNEPDLAITMYKKCKMYDEMVCLVAKYHKDLLGDTHLHLGKELEAEGRLQEAEYHYLEAKDWKTTVNMYRMNDMWEEAYRVAKAYGGANSHKHVAYLWAKSLGGEAAVKLLSKFGLLEMAIDHATDSGVFEFAFELARLSMKQKMPDIHLKYAMFLEDEGKFEEAEGEFIKAGKPKEAVLMFVHNQNWDAAQRVAEAHDPDSVADVLVGQAQFAFEQREFQKAEAFLLRAQRPELAIKYYKEAGMWSEALRICKEYLPGRLGELQEECGREAGKKGSSGPEGLLEQAREWEQSGEYARAVDCYLKVRDPSNSVLVEKCLLKAAELAVKFLDQSQGVEVTRTVAPQLVAMKKYSMAAELYLNLDLTREAIDALIEGEEWSKAKHTAKELDPRSEEYVDQRYKEYLKKQGKVDSLVGIDVMAALDIYAKQGQWEKCLEVAAKQSYQVLHKYVALYATHLICEGCWDRALHLYTQHGAPANPQNFNIYKRLFVEMVNAPGRNCAEAYPGWAELRDVLLALCENLVKCSEADPAAQEEFERMLLICHYCAARAAAQGLKQLDTMAAQLSISLLRHTDLLPADKAFYEAGMAAKAVSWENMAFVFLNRFLDLSDAIEEGNLDSLDHSDFQQTDIPFEVPLPAHQHVPEEQREEVRDWVLTVSMDQRLQQALPQDERGTYEASLVAAGTGVASLPCLLTGYPVLGNKIELRPGREVKKDVWYKFVMAVKTSHSPAGQDVIEFLRRWCGGLPSTSFSFQ from the exons ATGCAGCTGCGGCACGTGCGGACCCTGCTGGCCCCGCAG GACGGGACGGCGCGGGTGACCTGCATGGCCTGGTCTGCCAGCAGCGCCCGCTTCGCCGTGTGCACCGCGGAGCGCGTGGTGCTGCTCTACGACGAGCAGGGCGAGCGGCGCGACAAGTTTTCCACCAAGCCGGCGGACGCCAag TACGGCAGGAAGAGCTACGTGGTCAAAGGCATGGCCTTCTCCCCGGACTCCACTAAACTGGCCATCGGACAGACAGACAACGTTGTCTACGTGTACAGGATCGGCGAGGAGTG GGGTGACAAGAAGGTGATATGCAACAAGTTCATCCAAACG AGTGCTGTGACCTGCTTATTGTGGCCAGCAGAGAATGTCATTGTCTTTGGTCTTGCTGAAGGAAAG gtTCGTTTAGCAAATACAAAGAACAACAAGTCTTCCACCATCTATGGGACAGATTCGTACGTGGTCTCACTAACTTCCAA tgtgtCAGGGAGAGGAATCCTGTCTGGCCATGCAGATGGAACCATAGTGCGCTTCTTCTTTGATGATGAGGGCTCAGGTGAATCACAG GGAAAGTTGGCAGTGCATCCCTGTCCTCCTTACGCCCTCGCCTGGGCTTCCAGCAGCATTGTGGCTGCAGGCTGTGACAAGAAGATTGTCGCTTATGGGAAGGAGGGCAGCGTGATCCAAACCTTTGACTACAGCCGGGACTCGTCAGAGAAGGAATTCACCACAGCAGCCACTAGTCCCAGCGGCCAGTCCATTGTCCTTGGCAGCTATGACAG gTTACGGGTTCTGAACTGGAGCCCACGCCGCAGTGCCTGGGAGGAAGGCAAGCCCAAAGAAATAGCTCACCTGTACACCATCACAGCTTTGGCATGGAAGAGGGACGGCTCACGGATCTGTGCG GGTACGCTGTGTGGAGGAGTTGAACAGTTTGACTGCTGCCTTCGCAAAaccatttacaaaaataaatttgaaatgaCATATGTGGGACCAAGCCAG GTCATTGTGAAGAACCTCTCCACAGGAACCCGAGTTGTGTTGAAATCCCAGTATGGTTATGAGATTGATGAGGTGAAGATCTTAGGGAAGGACAGGTACCTGGTGGCCCATACCTCAGACACGTTACTGCTGGGTGATGTCAGCTCCAACAAGCTCAGTGAG GTGGCCTGGCAAGGATCTGGGGGGAACGAGAAGTTCTTCTTCGACAATGAGAAC GTCTGCATGATTTTTAATGCTGGAGAGCTGACACTAGTGGAATATGGAAGCAATGACATCCTGGGGTCTGTCCGCACAGAGTTTGTGAACCCTCACCTGGTCAG TGTCCGTATCAATGAGAGACAGCAGCGAGGCGTGGATGAGAGCAAGAGGCTGGCTTACCTGATAGACATCAAGACTATAGCAACAG tgGACCTTGTTGGTGGCTACAACACTGGCACAATCAGTCATGACAGCAAGATCGATTGGCTGGAGCTCAATGAAACAGGCCACAAACTGCTCTTCAGGGACAAGAAGATGAGG ctgcagctctatGACATTGAAAGCAGCACCAAGACCACCATCCTGAACTATTGCTCCTACGTGCAGTGGGTCCCGGGCAGTGATGTGGTGGTGGCTCAGAACAGGAACAGTCTCTGCATTTGGTACAACATCGATGCTCCAGAGCGAGTCACCATGTTTCCTCTGAAG GGGGATATTGTAGGCTTGGAAAGGAATGATGGAAAGACTGAAGTGATAGTATCTGAAGGGGTGAACACCGTGCCCTACACCCTGGATGAAGGCCTTATAGAGTTTGGAACTGCCATTGATGATGGGGACTATCACAG GTGCTTTGCAGCTCTGGGAAACATGGCAAAGGCTCGATTTCTGCATGAAACCAATGCCATTGCTGACCAGGCAGCTCAGGAGCAT GGTGGGGATGGCACAGACCATTACCTGGTGCGGGCCCGCCTGGCCATGCTGGACAAGAACTACAAGCTGGCAGAGATGATCTTTCTGGAACAA AACGccccagaggaggccatggacATGTACCAGGAGCTGCACATGTGGGATGAATGCATTGTGGTGGCCAAGGCCAAG GGACACCCAATGCTGGAGAAGTTGCGTCGGGGTTACTACCAGTGGCTGCTGGACacccagcaggaggagaaggctgGGGAGGTCCAGGAGGGCCAGGGTGACTACCTGGCAGCCATCAGCTTGTACCTGCGGGCAGGACTGCCAGCCAAAGCAGCACGGCTGGCCATGAGCAGGGACGAGCTGCTCACCAACGGGGATGTCATCGACAGGATCTCCACAGCACTGATCAGAGGGGAGCTGTATGAACAG GCTGGAGACCTGTTTGAGAAGGTTGGGAACACACGAAAGGCTCTGGAGTGCTATGGCAAGGGCAGTGCCTTCCTGAAAG CCGTGGAGCTGGCTCGCCTGGCATTTCCTGCAGAGGTTGTGAAGCTGGAGGAGGCCTGGGGAGACCATCTGgtgcagcagaaacagctggATGCTGCTATCAACCACTACATCGAagccag GTGCTCAATTAAGGCCCTCGAGGCAGCTTTGGGAGCCCGGCAGTGGAAGAAGGCCATCTACATTTTGGACTTGCAGGACAAACAGACAGCAGCCAAATATTACCTCAAGATTGCCCAGCATTATGCAGCTTTGCAGGAGTATCAG GTTGCAGAGGAGCTGTACATCAAAGGAGGCCAGACCAAGGATGCCATTGACATGTACAcacaggctgggctctgggaacAGGCTCACAAG CTGGCACTCAAGTGTATGAGCCAGGAGGAAGTGACAGTGCTGTACATAACCCAGGCCCAGGAGATGGAGAGACAGGGCAAGTACAAGGAAGCAGAGAG GCTGTACATCACTGTGAATGAACCTGATCTGGCCATCACCATGTACAAGAAGTGTAAGATGTATGATGAGATGGTTTGCCTAGTGGCCAAGTACCACAAGGACTTACTTGGAGATACCCACCTGCACCTGGGCAAG gagctggaggcagaggggcGCCTGCAGGAAGCTGAGTATCATTACCTGGAAGCCAAAGACTGGAAGACCACAGTGAACATGTACAGAATGAATGACATGTGGGAAGAGGCATACAGG GTGGCCAAGGCATATGGGGGTGCAAACTCCCACAAGCATGTGGCCTATCTGTGGGCAAAGAGCCTGGGTGGAGAGGCAGCTGTGAAACTCCTCAGCAAATTTGGACTTCTGGAGATGGCCATTGACCATGCAACGGACAGTGG GGTCTTCGAATTTGCTTTTGAGCTGGCCCGCCTCTCCATGAAGCAGAAGATGCCAGACATCCACTTAAAGTATGCCATGTTCCTAGAAGATGAG GGCAAATTTGAAGAGGCCGAAGGAGAGTTCATTAAAGCTGGGAAGCCCAAGGAAGCTGTGCTGAT GTTTGTGCACAACCAGAACTGGGACGCGGCACAACGTGTGGCTGAGGCTCACGACCCAGACAGCGTGGCTGATGTGCTGGTTGGACAGGCACAGTTTGCCTTTGAGCAGAGAGAGTTCCAGAAGGCAGAGGCCTTCCTCCTGCGAGCACAGAGACCTGAGCTGGCCATCAAGTACTATAAG GAGGCTGGCATGTGGAGTGAGGCCCTGCGGATCTGCAAGGAATACCTGCCTGGtaggctgggagagctgcaggaggagtgTGGCAGAGAGGCTGGCAAGAAAGGCTCCAG TGGACCTgaagggctgctggagcaggcccGGGAGTGGGAGCAGTCTGGGGAGTATGCCAGGGCCGTGGACTGCTACCTGAAGGTGCGGGATCCCAGCAACAGTGTCCTGGTGGAGAAGTGCTTGCTGAAG GCTGCTGAGTTGGCTGTGAAATTCTTGGATCAGTCACAGGGCGTGGAGGTGACACGGACCGTGGCTCCTCAGCTGGTGGCCATGAAGAAATACAGCATG gcagctgagctcTACCTGAACCTGGACCTCACCCGAGAAGCTATTGATGCTTTAATTGAAGGGGAGGAATGGAGCAAAGCCAAGCACACAGCCAAGGAGCTCGACCCCAG GTCAGAGGAGTATGTGGACCAGCGTTACAAggagtatttaaaaaaacaaggaaaggtGGATTCG CTGGTGGGAATTGATGTCATGGCAGCTCTGGATATATATGCAAAGCAGGGGCAGTGGGAGAAGTGCCTGGAGGTCGCAGCCAAGCAG AGCTATCAGGTGCTGCACAAGTACGTGGCTCTGTATGCAACACACCTGATCTGTGagggctgctgggacagagccctgcaccTGTACACCCAGCACGGAGCCCCTGCCAACCCCCAG AATTTCAACATCTACAAGCGTCTGTTTGTGGAGATGGTGAACGCTCCCGGCAGGAACTGTGCCGAGGCGTACCCGGGCTGGGCAGAACTGCGGGACGTGCTCCTGGCTCTG TGTGAAAACTTGGTGAAGTGCAGCGAGGCAgaccctgcagcccaggaggagTTTGAGAGGATGCTGCTCATCTGCCACTACtgcgccgcccgcgccgccgcgcAGGGCCTGAAGCAGCTG GACACCATGGCTGCCCAGCTGTCCATCTCCCTGCTGCGCCACACggatctgctccctgcagaCAAGGCTTTCTATGAGGCTGGCATGGCTGCCAAG
- the IFT172 gene encoding intraflagellar transport protein 172 homolog isoform X1 — MQLRHVRTLLAPQDGTARVTCMAWSASSARFAVCTAERVVLLYDEQGERRDKFSTKPADAKVSGAGHGPGSAGAAAFPRSHRPSPQYGRKSYVVKGMAFSPDSTKLAIGQTDNVVYVYRIGEEWGDKKVICNKFIQTSAVTCLLWPAENVIVFGLAEGKVRLANTKNNKSSTIYGTDSYVVSLTSNVSGRGILSGHADGTIVRFFFDDEGSGESQGKLAVHPCPPYALAWASSSIVAAGCDKKIVAYGKEGSVIQTFDYSRDSSEKEFTTAATSPSGQSIVLGSYDRLRVLNWSPRRSAWEEGKPKEIAHLYTITALAWKRDGSRICAGTLCGGVEQFDCCLRKTIYKNKFEMTYVGPSQVIVKNLSTGTRVVLKSQYGYEIDEVKILGKDRYLVAHTSDTLLLGDVSSNKLSEVAWQGSGGNEKFFFDNENVCMIFNAGELTLVEYGSNDILGSVRTEFVNPHLVSVRINERQQRGVDESKRLAYLIDIKTIATVDLVGGYNTGTISHDSKIDWLELNETGHKLLFRDKKMRLQLYDIESSTKTTILNYCSYVQWVPGSDVVVAQNRNSLCIWYNIDAPERVTMFPLKGDIVGLERNDGKTEVIVSEGVNTVPYTLDEGLIEFGTAIDDGDYHRAAAFLETLEMSTETEAMWKTLSRLALEVRQLHIAERCFAALGNMAKARFLHETNAIADQAAQEHGGDGTDHYLVRARLAMLDKNYKLAEMIFLEQNAPEEAMDMYQELHMWDECIVVAKAKGHPMLEKLRRGYYQWLLDTQQEEKAGEVQEGQGDYLAAISLYLRAGLPAKAARLAMSRDELLTNGDVIDRISTALIRGELYEQAGDLFEKVGNTRKALECYGKGSAFLKAVELARLAFPAEVVKLEEAWGDHLVQQKQLDAAINHYIEARCSIKALEAALGARQWKKAIYILDLQDKQTAAKYYLKIAQHYAALQEYQVAEELYIKGGQTKDAIDMYTQAGLWEQAHKLALKCMSQEEVTVLYITQAQEMERQGKYKEAERLYITVNEPDLAITMYKKCKMYDEMVCLVAKYHKDLLGDTHLHLGKELEAEGRLQEAEYHYLEAKDWKTTVNMYRMNDMWEEAYRVAKAYGGANSHKHVAYLWAKSLGGEAAVKLLSKFGLLEMAIDHATDSGVFEFAFELARLSMKQKMPDIHLKYAMFLEDEGKFEEAEGEFIKAGKPKEAVLMFVHNQNWDAAQRVAEAHDPDSVADVLVGQAQFAFEQREFQKAEAFLLRAQRPELAIKYYKEAGMWSEALRICKEYLPGRLGELQEECGREAGKKGSSGPEGLLEQAREWEQSGEYARAVDCYLKVRDPSNSVLVEKCLLKAAELAVKFLDQSQGVEVTRTVAPQLVAMKKYSMAAELYLNLDLTREAIDALIEGEEWSKAKHTAKELDPRSEEYVDQRYKEYLKKQGKVDSLVGIDVMAALDIYAKQGQWEKCLEVAAKQSYQVLHKYVALYATHLICEGCWDRALHLYTQHGAPANPQNFNIYKRLFVEMVNAPGRNCAEAYPGWAELRDVLLALCENLVKCSEADPAAQEEFERMLLICHYCAARAAAQGLKQLDTMAAQLSISLLRHTDLLPADKAFYEAGMAAKAVSWENMAFVFLNRFLDLSDAIEEGNLDSLDHSDFQQTDIPFEVPLPAHQHVPEEQREEVRDWVLTVSMDQRLQQALPQDERGTYEASLVAAGTGVASLPCLLTGYPVLGNKIELRPGREVKKDVWYKFVMAVKTSHSPAGQDVIEFLRRWCGGLPSTSFSFQ, encoded by the exons ATGCAGCTGCGGCACGTGCGGACCCTGCTGGCCCCGCAG GACGGGACGGCGCGGGTGACCTGCATGGCCTGGTCTGCCAGCAGCGCCCGCTTCGCCGTGTGCACCGCGGAGCGCGTGGTGCTGCTCTACGACGAGCAGGGCGAGCGGCGCGACAAGTTTTCCACCAAGCCGGCGGACGCCAaggtgagcggggccgggcatgggccgggcagcgccggggcagCCGCCTTCCCCCGGTCACACCGACCCTCTCCGCAGTACGGCAGGAAGAGCTACGTGGTCAAAGGCATGGCCTTCTCCCCGGACTCCACTAAACTGGCCATCGGACAGACAGACAACGTTGTCTACGTGTACAGGATCGGCGAGGAGTG GGGTGACAAGAAGGTGATATGCAACAAGTTCATCCAAACG AGTGCTGTGACCTGCTTATTGTGGCCAGCAGAGAATGTCATTGTCTTTGGTCTTGCTGAAGGAAAG gtTCGTTTAGCAAATACAAAGAACAACAAGTCTTCCACCATCTATGGGACAGATTCGTACGTGGTCTCACTAACTTCCAA tgtgtCAGGGAGAGGAATCCTGTCTGGCCATGCAGATGGAACCATAGTGCGCTTCTTCTTTGATGATGAGGGCTCAGGTGAATCACAG GGAAAGTTGGCAGTGCATCCCTGTCCTCCTTACGCCCTCGCCTGGGCTTCCAGCAGCATTGTGGCTGCAGGCTGTGACAAGAAGATTGTCGCTTATGGGAAGGAGGGCAGCGTGATCCAAACCTTTGACTACAGCCGGGACTCGTCAGAGAAGGAATTCACCACAGCAGCCACTAGTCCCAGCGGCCAGTCCATTGTCCTTGGCAGCTATGACAG gTTACGGGTTCTGAACTGGAGCCCACGCCGCAGTGCCTGGGAGGAAGGCAAGCCCAAAGAAATAGCTCACCTGTACACCATCACAGCTTTGGCATGGAAGAGGGACGGCTCACGGATCTGTGCG GGTACGCTGTGTGGAGGAGTTGAACAGTTTGACTGCTGCCTTCGCAAAaccatttacaaaaataaatttgaaatgaCATATGTGGGACCAAGCCAG GTCATTGTGAAGAACCTCTCCACAGGAACCCGAGTTGTGTTGAAATCCCAGTATGGTTATGAGATTGATGAGGTGAAGATCTTAGGGAAGGACAGGTACCTGGTGGCCCATACCTCAGACACGTTACTGCTGGGTGATGTCAGCTCCAACAAGCTCAGTGAG GTGGCCTGGCAAGGATCTGGGGGGAACGAGAAGTTCTTCTTCGACAATGAGAAC GTCTGCATGATTTTTAATGCTGGAGAGCTGACACTAGTGGAATATGGAAGCAATGACATCCTGGGGTCTGTCCGCACAGAGTTTGTGAACCCTCACCTGGTCAG TGTCCGTATCAATGAGAGACAGCAGCGAGGCGTGGATGAGAGCAAGAGGCTGGCTTACCTGATAGACATCAAGACTATAGCAACAG tgGACCTTGTTGGTGGCTACAACACTGGCACAATCAGTCATGACAGCAAGATCGATTGGCTGGAGCTCAATGAAACAGGCCACAAACTGCTCTTCAGGGACAAGAAGATGAGG ctgcagctctatGACATTGAAAGCAGCACCAAGACCACCATCCTGAACTATTGCTCCTACGTGCAGTGGGTCCCGGGCAGTGATGTGGTGGTGGCTCAGAACAGGAACAGTCTCTGCATTTGGTACAACATCGATGCTCCAGAGCGAGTCACCATGTTTCCTCTGAAG GGGGATATTGTAGGCTTGGAAAGGAATGATGGAAAGACTGAAGTGATAGTATCTGAAGGGGTGAACACCGTGCCCTACACCCTGGATGAAGGCCTTATAGAGTTTGGAACTGCCATTGATGATGGGGACTATCACAG GGCTGCTGCATTTTTGGAGACACTGGAAATGTCCACAGAGACTGAAGCCATGTGGAAGACTCTCAGCAGACTGGCTTTGGAAGTGAGACAGCTGCACATTGCAGAGAG GTGCTTTGCAGCTCTGGGAAACATGGCAAAGGCTCGATTTCTGCATGAAACCAATGCCATTGCTGACCAGGCAGCTCAGGAGCAT GGTGGGGATGGCACAGACCATTACCTGGTGCGGGCCCGCCTGGCCATGCTGGACAAGAACTACAAGCTGGCAGAGATGATCTTTCTGGAACAA AACGccccagaggaggccatggacATGTACCAGGAGCTGCACATGTGGGATGAATGCATTGTGGTGGCCAAGGCCAAG GGACACCCAATGCTGGAGAAGTTGCGTCGGGGTTACTACCAGTGGCTGCTGGACacccagcaggaggagaaggctgGGGAGGTCCAGGAGGGCCAGGGTGACTACCTGGCAGCCATCAGCTTGTACCTGCGGGCAGGACTGCCAGCCAAAGCAGCACGGCTGGCCATGAGCAGGGACGAGCTGCTCACCAACGGGGATGTCATCGACAGGATCTCCACAGCACTGATCAGAGGGGAGCTGTATGAACAG GCTGGAGACCTGTTTGAGAAGGTTGGGAACACACGAAAGGCTCTGGAGTGCTATGGCAAGGGCAGTGCCTTCCTGAAAG CCGTGGAGCTGGCTCGCCTGGCATTTCCTGCAGAGGTTGTGAAGCTGGAGGAGGCCTGGGGAGACCATCTGgtgcagcagaaacagctggATGCTGCTATCAACCACTACATCGAagccag GTGCTCAATTAAGGCCCTCGAGGCAGCTTTGGGAGCCCGGCAGTGGAAGAAGGCCATCTACATTTTGGACTTGCAGGACAAACAGACAGCAGCCAAATATTACCTCAAGATTGCCCAGCATTATGCAGCTTTGCAGGAGTATCAG GTTGCAGAGGAGCTGTACATCAAAGGAGGCCAGACCAAGGATGCCATTGACATGTACAcacaggctgggctctgggaacAGGCTCACAAG CTGGCACTCAAGTGTATGAGCCAGGAGGAAGTGACAGTGCTGTACATAACCCAGGCCCAGGAGATGGAGAGACAGGGCAAGTACAAGGAAGCAGAGAG GCTGTACATCACTGTGAATGAACCTGATCTGGCCATCACCATGTACAAGAAGTGTAAGATGTATGATGAGATGGTTTGCCTAGTGGCCAAGTACCACAAGGACTTACTTGGAGATACCCACCTGCACCTGGGCAAG gagctggaggcagaggggcGCCTGCAGGAAGCTGAGTATCATTACCTGGAAGCCAAAGACTGGAAGACCACAGTGAACATGTACAGAATGAATGACATGTGGGAAGAGGCATACAGG GTGGCCAAGGCATATGGGGGTGCAAACTCCCACAAGCATGTGGCCTATCTGTGGGCAAAGAGCCTGGGTGGAGAGGCAGCTGTGAAACTCCTCAGCAAATTTGGACTTCTGGAGATGGCCATTGACCATGCAACGGACAGTGG GGTCTTCGAATTTGCTTTTGAGCTGGCCCGCCTCTCCATGAAGCAGAAGATGCCAGACATCCACTTAAAGTATGCCATGTTCCTAGAAGATGAG GGCAAATTTGAAGAGGCCGAAGGAGAGTTCATTAAAGCTGGGAAGCCCAAGGAAGCTGTGCTGAT GTTTGTGCACAACCAGAACTGGGACGCGGCACAACGTGTGGCTGAGGCTCACGACCCAGACAGCGTGGCTGATGTGCTGGTTGGACAGGCACAGTTTGCCTTTGAGCAGAGAGAGTTCCAGAAGGCAGAGGCCTTCCTCCTGCGAGCACAGAGACCTGAGCTGGCCATCAAGTACTATAAG GAGGCTGGCATGTGGAGTGAGGCCCTGCGGATCTGCAAGGAATACCTGCCTGGtaggctgggagagctgcaggaggagtgTGGCAGAGAGGCTGGCAAGAAAGGCTCCAG TGGACCTgaagggctgctggagcaggcccGGGAGTGGGAGCAGTCTGGGGAGTATGCCAGGGCCGTGGACTGCTACCTGAAGGTGCGGGATCCCAGCAACAGTGTCCTGGTGGAGAAGTGCTTGCTGAAG GCTGCTGAGTTGGCTGTGAAATTCTTGGATCAGTCACAGGGCGTGGAGGTGACACGGACCGTGGCTCCTCAGCTGGTGGCCATGAAGAAATACAGCATG gcagctgagctcTACCTGAACCTGGACCTCACCCGAGAAGCTATTGATGCTTTAATTGAAGGGGAGGAATGGAGCAAAGCCAAGCACACAGCCAAGGAGCTCGACCCCAG GTCAGAGGAGTATGTGGACCAGCGTTACAAggagtatttaaaaaaacaaggaaaggtGGATTCG CTGGTGGGAATTGATGTCATGGCAGCTCTGGATATATATGCAAAGCAGGGGCAGTGGGAGAAGTGCCTGGAGGTCGCAGCCAAGCAG AGCTATCAGGTGCTGCACAAGTACGTGGCTCTGTATGCAACACACCTGATCTGTGagggctgctgggacagagccctgcaccTGTACACCCAGCACGGAGCCCCTGCCAACCCCCAG AATTTCAACATCTACAAGCGTCTGTTTGTGGAGATGGTGAACGCTCCCGGCAGGAACTGTGCCGAGGCGTACCCGGGCTGGGCAGAACTGCGGGACGTGCTCCTGGCTCTG TGTGAAAACTTGGTGAAGTGCAGCGAGGCAgaccctgcagcccaggaggagTTTGAGAGGATGCTGCTCATCTGCCACTACtgcgccgcccgcgccgccgcgcAGGGCCTGAAGCAGCTG GACACCATGGCTGCCCAGCTGTCCATCTCCCTGCTGCGCCACACggatctgctccctgcagaCAAGGCTTTCTATGAGGCTGGCATGGCTGCCAAG